The genomic DNA CtagatggtggtggtgggagaattcttttctgtctttatatataatttatgtGGACTGACCCTTCAATCAAGATGAAAATTACTTGGCTCACCACTGGCAGCACCAAATACTTTATGGTGGCCAACTTTTGCTGTTTATGCTTTTCAGTATTTGAGAGGATAGCAGGATACAGTCATCAACAACTCTATCAAGCCTATAAAGTccatggaaaacaaaaaagtcattCCTTCAGGTTCTTTGCCAAGCCAATATCTTAGAGAATCAGTGGAAAATCAGTTGCGGGTATTTGCTGTTTAATGCCGACTGAAGACACCATTACTTAATTTCCAAACACTCTTTGTGAAATCACATGATGTTCACCCTTAAACCTAAAACAAGATGATGTTTAGAATAATGAAATTCAACAATAAGAATATTTTTTACCCTAGACCAGACAATTACATGAATTGAATTAGTTAAGGAAACCAttacctgtagtaacagtgaTAACTGGGGGCCTTAAAAAAAGCCATATGTTTAAGGCCAAACCTTAAACCTTTTAAACAAATGTGGATGAGAAATCCTCAAAGTGCATTTTCCTTACCTGACCAGCGGCTGGGGGTTTCCTGTAACTCTGCACTCCAGGCGAATGGGGCTTCCTTCTGCCACCTCCTGACTCTTCAGCTTCTGGTGGAAACAAGGAGGAGACAGCCCATGTGAGGTTGGAGCTCCAGAGTGTTGATACCTCGCAGAAGCTGCCACTACCAACGGGCCTTCCGGCTGAGGCTCCATGCTCATGGCCGGCTGACTGTACTGTGCCTGCTCCTGTTGGCTGGGAGGCACAGAGGGAACAGAGGCAGAGCCCTGAGGGACTGGTCGCCGACTCCTCGGGGACAAGTAGCCACtgtcaggagaggaggagtcctcctccacctgtggCTCCAGGTGAGCAGAGCCTTTGAAGATGGATGACAGCTCCTCGATGAATGTGGCAGCTCGGCTACAGAACTCTGTGGCTGAACCGGCTCGATCGTTCAGCTCCAGGCCTTCATGAAGCAGCCGGGGTTTATCCTGCTTATACACTGGCTGGACTGGTTTGTGGCGGACAACCTTCTCAGCAGAGGACGGAGCCTCACTGGACACTTGTACAGGTTTACTGAGGGGTACATTATGGCTGGATAAGGCTTCAACTGCTACATTGTCATCCGTGTAGGGGGATTTGGTCTGATGCTGCAGTTTTGAGCTTGTGGTGAGGTTTTCAGTAGTCTGGGGGGGCAAAGGAAGAGATTGGACATGTTGGAGAGCCTGCTCCTGGGGCGTAGGATTAGAGGGGCCTGGATCTTCAGATTCAACTTGGTCACCAAAGGCCTCTCGGGCCAGGTCCAGGCTATGGTTTATCTCATCTGCACTTAAGAAGGCAGTAAGATCGGCAAAGTCTCCATCTCCAGATTCCAGCTCTGTCACTGAGTCCAGGTAGAGTTCCCCATCAGAGGAGGCTTCAGAAAACATCCCTCCATCGCCCTCCAAAGATCTGCCTCCTGCCGGGTccttcagcagcagagaaatgGGGAGCGGCTGATTCCAACTCCCGTCctgcatcctgaaacacacattcacaacaagctaattacacacatttacagtgtAGACTCTCCAGTTTACACTGTGTACATGAGATAACTATCAGTTGAAAGGAAAATTACAAACAAGAGGAGTAAAGCTTAAAATATAGACTTCACAATACTGGCTCATCTGCTCTCGCAGCCATAGCCGGCAGGATGACTCAGGCTGGTGCTGTCTGGACACAGTTGGTGGGTATTAGCAAAGGCTTTAACTGAGGTCATGGTGAACATGACTGGCATTTCTTACTCACTGTGTTTCAAACAGGACAATGTATCCCGTCACTCTTTACCCCACTGTTCTTTGGTGTACTTGCCACTTCAGATAACtaaccaactattttgatacattcatattcattttagtcatttttttaagcaaaaatgtcaaacatttgtgaGTTCCAGCATCTTAAATGACAGGATTTactgattttctttgttatgtatgatagtaaatgaaggttctttgggttttggactgttgatgggttttggacaaaagaagcaatttgaagatatCACTCTGGGCTGTGGGacattgtgatgagcatttttcacaattattTGACAATTTATGATTATTGTGGAAAGGATTTCACCAAAATGATTTATGGGAAATGAAACAATCATTAATTCCAGCTCCACTCACCTCACACATTCTTAATTCCACATCGTGGCAAGAAAATTTAGAATATTCTCATTTCTAAGGAATCCAATGGTTGCTTTTAATGAGTAGTGAGTTTAtcattttgtctataaaatggcAAATTGTAACATtcgtatttaggtggctggccTTGTTgaaggtatgtgctctactgagtaCCACTCTCGTTTACAATGTTATGAGTGGAGAAAAGCTAACAGcctctaaaacacacacttaatTAATCGATTAATGCAGTGGTGTTTTTAGCTTGGATTTAAATACTGATACTCTACGGAGAGTAGGTCTAGTTGCAGCAGTCAAGTGACGTCATACCTAACAATATACAGAAAGTACCACAGTTAAAATCACCAATTGATGCTGAATGTCAACATGTTGTACCATaactttttcaaatatttcctCATTAGAGCTGTACCATTTTGTGAACAAGAGATGGAGAGTCTTCACACAGATGCCAGGACATTTTAAACCATAATCCAAATATAAATGTACACATAGTGTTTATTTTGCACTGTACATTGATGTCACGATGCATCCATACATACTAGTTTATAAATCAAACGAGGTCACACGCACATGTATTTTAAAACAGTTCTACTACCTCTGTGTTCTGTCACGCTACACCTTGACTCTAGATGTATAGCATGTTGTGAAGCTGTTGGTGTAGATACACGCATGACGCAGTGTGACACTCAGTGCCTCATGGCGTCCTGAAGACcagctgttgttatttttaatctCCTGGGCTAtgtttcacagcagcagcacaaactcACCCACCCTGAGCTGAGGAAAGAAACCACTGCCTTTAAACACATACAGGTACAAGTGGTCATGCACAAAGAGTTGCTGGGTTAAAGCATTCAACAGATGAGATTAGGCAAGACTATGTATCATCTGAAGGAAACAATAACAACGACACAGGGCTAATTAAATATGAATgtggaaaatgtaaaacattgaGACTGATTGATAGATTGTTAACAACTGTCAGTGCTGTCAAAGTTTCCATTAACTCTGGTCCTTTCTAAGATTTGCAAAGCGTTTTTAAGTTAACTTTAATATATGCTTAatactttaacagtatttttttttttacttattataaaaaagtttaaaatgaaaaggaacctaaaaatccttaaaagaACAAGATAAggaatatattatatatttattgtaatGTTTGAATATAACTGATGCTGTATGGACCCACCACATTAATAACTCTTGAGCTGTTACATTGAATGATTTAAGTCATATTCTTGATAAGAAATCAACAACCaatcaacaaaaacagagcaaaactaACCTTAAAGTGGGCTGTCTATCCAAACGCTTCCTCCTGGTTTTGTGCTTCCAGGTTTGTCTCGTTTATTAGTCACAATGAGCCAAAAAGAAGCTTCTCCTTCCAGAAGAGCAGCCTTATTGGTCAGACAGTCGGCAGGATCTCTCAGGTTCAGGGTCCAATTGCGTACTGCCTCTGCAGTGGCCTGCTGTCCCATCTGTCCCGGTCTCTAACTGCTCACTGTGTGGGGCTATATTTGGCCCCGGCTCAGGTTTCACAGCCAGAATACTGGCAAGGAGAGAGAGTGTTATGGTAGACCAGTGGAACAGAAGGTAGTGGTGACATTTTTACAGaacaagtgttttttaattaaacatggAAAACAGTGCATCCATGTATTATCTTACACCACACAGTCACTAATAATAAGCTACACAGTTGGGGTTCATGCAACATTCAGAGACTCTTAATGTGCATTGGCCACACTTAACCACAGGTTTGGATAAAGAAGATATAACAAACAACCTGCTGAATATGTCTTTTACTGTCTGGGTTATAATTTGTCAGGTGAAGACGTCTTTTAATTTGACACAGTGAagtgacagcagctcctcagtgTTGCCAAGGAGCCCGGCTGGGTTAACCCAATGACCCCAGACCACCCACTTATCTGCCAAATCTATGGGTAAGTTATCTTAAAAGGGGACTGGGAGCATTTTGCAAAGAGTGCTTTGTGGCTTTGTCAAGGTCAAAGCTGCTCAcatggagcatgttaagattaAATTAAGGTACAGACACATCGTTTTTTTAAACTCCCTGCTAGCCAAAAAAAGACATCCAGAATGGTCTCGTTTTGTATACCAGAAAATAAATGTCTCAGACTAACGACAAAACGGTTGGTCAGAAGGATAACAGTCGAGGACCACGCAGCCTCACTTGGTCTATTTCGAGGCCACTATCACAATTGTGCTCTCAGAGCTATTCTAGTTCTTCATCAATGTATAGATTACAGTGAAGTGCCAGTGATAAGTTTCCACTGTAATAACTAtctacttctctctctctctctctctcacacacacacacacacacacacacacacacacacacacacacaaagaagtaATCTTCTAAAATTCTACTCATTTGTCACAGTACCCCAATTAATAAGTGATGCTAACACATCCTTTAAAAATAACTGCATTATTTATGGGGACCTCTAAAGCATACAGACTTGTATCTGTGATCCATGTAAGAATAGCACTGGAACTTTTCCAGCACTTTATACTCTATGTTTCCACCACAGCTCTATTCCCCCCATGATATATTAGGTTTACATGTCGCCTGCTTTCAGTATTTATAGTGATTCTGTAGATAAGAGACTCTGAGACTTCATTTGCAAAGGTCAAAGGCCATGGCATCTTGACACACAACAGGTAGGTTATGCttgagaagacatttatatatatacacacacacacacacacatatatatatacacacacatatataaatggTTTAGCGAACACATCTTTTTCCAGCAgttcagacacatttaaaatctttcaaacattttctgcatcAATACCATCAATGATTTGGTTTACAAGCCGTCATAACTTAACTTATATACACGTATACCCTTCTTGgccattaaaaacatatttatttatttattttctttatttcccgCAATTTGATCCTTCCAAATAGTATCAGCCTGACTTGCTTTGGCCTGGATATATCAGGTCATCCCCATGCAATCAAGCTCAACGACTCAGCAGAATGTCATTCTCTTTCCAAGAAGTGTAAAATGACAAGCCTGTGATGCCTGGAGGTCTGTGGAGTACTCAGGATGAACCTTGCTGTCAGCAGTTTCAATGAAAACTTCTGCTGTTCCCTCTGACGATCGATTAAACTGAATAATAATTGTCTCCTTCTGGGGATTTAAATTCTTTCTGCAGAACTACatgcttcctcttctttttgttaatgtttttgaCAGTGGTGGTATCCAAAGTGCAATTTTGGGGTACTTGTATTTTACTTGAGTTTCACTATATACAAAATTATGAACTTGTGAATAATATGCATTGTTACAGATTAAAGGCCCAACAGACACAGCCTCACAGTTGTTTTCAGTTGTGTTGCTGATAAAACCTGCTCAGGTTGGAGTTGTGTGAAGCCCTGCTGGGAGAAGGCCAAAGTTGTTCATGTCCCTTCATGATAAATATGGTGTGTAAAGATCACCTTTAGAGTGTAAATTGGCAAAAATATATCACCTTTCAGGACATAGAAGGCTCTAAAAGGGGCTGGTAACGTTgctttttggacattttatgaTGTTTAGCCTACAAGCTAGCATCAATTAATAGCAGTATCACTTTGATAGCTcgaacaacatgaaaaaaaacatttaagacaGAAAACTAGTTCGACGTTGCACGCTTTTAAATAAGACTTTCTTAAGGtttactttaaaattaaaactttAAGAGAGGGCAATAAACACTCACAACAACCAACCACTCACCGAGTTACTTACATTTTGACGGTTGAGCGGATTTTCAATTAACCGTCCTGTATGTAAAACCCTCGTTTGGTCAGCAGAGAGCCccattttgattgtaaaacgctcCCAAACAATATACTATAACAACAAGATACACGTTAGAGCTTCACGCTTCAGTTCTTTTTTAGAAAACTTCTTTTCGCCCATCAATAATTCACCCTTAACTGTCTGCTCACTATCCGCTTTTTGTATCTCACATTAACGAATCGCGTTTTCCCTCCGAGCAATCTTGTCCTGTCGCGGCTGCCGTTGCTTCACAATGATTGGTCGCAGGGAAAATATGGCGCTGTCCGCGTAATTGTGAAAACATCATGAAGAAAACTTCAATCTGGTGTTTCGCAGGCAGGGCAGAGTGTATTTGAcgcttttaaatgtaaaatacacCGTGCTGTAGTTATAATATCGCCGCCCGTAGTGTCCAGAACGGCCAACATTAGCTATGGGGTTTTCTCTACATTAGCGACGTCGGCTTGCTAACAATCCTGCTAGCATACAGTTATATCTAGTATTTAAACAGAAGGCTGTCAACTCAAAACGGTAAGGCTCCACTTATTAGCACGGAATGTTCATTTAGCCTTCAAGCACTGTGCTGTTTAGGTCGTGGCTACCGCTAATGTAACCCACACACATGCCAGTTGCATTTCCCAGATACTACCGGGCCATCTTTAAGTGTAACGATTTGCAAAAGACAGTCCAAAAAAGTAAATTCACAATGATGAAAGATAAAGAAAGCCAGAAACTGTACATCAAGATGTAGATGATTCATTGTAATTCGAGAAAGAAGCAGGTCGTCCAGCTCTAGGCTACTATAAAGAAAAGACAGCGACACAGCTGTACGTAAAACAACAAGGATCAACTGTTTTGTGTTCTTTAAAACAATCACCAATAACAGGGTTATATAATCATTAAGACTTTTACTATCTTAAGTTTAGCCATCCAAATTAACTTCCTGTCATTTATGTATCTATTGAATGTTTCATACTGTCAGACCACAACATGCCAGCCTTCCGGCAAGTGGGAGAGAAGCAGCTTCCTAACCCTGTCCTGTGTATGGCATGGTCTCCTAAAAGAGATCTGATTGCTCTGGCCAACACAACTGGAGAGGTAGGCTTTAAATCCTTTTATTATTCCTGAAACATGTCTTGGTATCCTGTGTAGCTTTGTAATCGTATGGTTGATATTTGGCCATAGTTGCTGCTACACCGCCTGGCTAGTTTCCAGCGTGTTTGGAGCTTACCACCCAGTGAGTGCACTGGGAAAGAGATCACTGCACTTGCCTGGCGACCTGATGGCAAAAGTAAGGAATGGCTACATCTCTCTCTTAATAATCATGCTTGTTGAAGGAAGCATGAagctttttattatatttaatcCTCCTTTGGCTCCCCAGTATTGGCCTTCAGCCTTGGAGACACCAAGCAGGTGGTCCTGTGTGGCGTTGAGAAAGCAGAGATCCTCCACGTGTTTCCAATGCAGCATCCTGTGACCTGCATGCATTGGATGGAAGTGACAGAGGAGAACAGGTATGTGTGAAGCTCATGAATCAAACCAGTGGCACAAAGGATGTCTGACTTTAAAGAATAATGTGGATGTTTGGTCTTTTGATGTATTTCAGCGCCCTCAGCTCTTTCTACaactcagaggatgaatccaaACTTTTTCTTCCCAAATTACCAACACTGCCCAAGAGGTAACATCAGCATTCATTACATATCAGGTTATACGATAGCATCTCCTGGGTTGATTgaataacatttgctaaaactgttattttccCCAGCTACAGCACAACTTCAAAAATCTTCAGGTGAGGCAGTATTTTAATGCACATCTAATAAGTCTGATATCAGTTGACTACTCCATGTTTTGCCTGAGTTAACAGCCACGATCCTTCTGTGTTACAGTGAGGAAAAGTCTGACGAGATAATGAATCTCCTTGGAGAAGTCAGGTGAATGAAACCTCTTCAGTCTGACACTTTTTAATCAACGCTACATTTTAAGATGGAAAGCTGTAAATAAGATGGAAAGCTGTAAATGATAACATCACCCATTTTGTT from Sparus aurata chromosome 11, fSpaAur1.1, whole genome shotgun sequence includes the following:
- the LOC115591370 gene encoding palladin-like, encoding MQDGSWNQPLPISLLLKDPAGGRSLEGDGGMFSEASSDGELYLDSVTELESGDGDFADLTAFLSADEINHSLDLAREAFGDQVESEDPGPSNPTPQEQALQHVQSLPLPPQTTENLTTSSKLQHQTKSPYTDDNVAVEALSSHNVPLSKPVQVSSEAPSSAEKVVRHKPVQPVYKQDKPRLLHEGLELNDRAGSATEFCSRAATFIEELSSIFKGSAHLEPQVEEDSSSPDSGYLSPRSRRPVPQGSASVPSVPPSQQEQAQYSQPAMSMEPQPEGPLVVAASARYQHSGAPTSHGLSPPCFHQKLKSQEVAEGSPIRLECRVTGNPQPLVRWFCEGRELHNSPDIQIWRDGDLHTLVISEAFEDDTGRYTCVASNSLGADNTSAEVYIEGASSSDSEGEGAGSHSRSGTMPQVQKKTTSMSLTIRSASPKTHEVLPHRSTLVQALSQPPQRMQSPVSSLYGGEASGPPIFTKLLQDAQASEGQVVVLECRVRGSPPLQVRWYRQGEEILDSPDFRILQKKPRSAAESGMLPQLQHCFHVPNRRRG